DNA from Dietzia lutea:
GCCGATCGAGCGGGGAAGGGAACATCCAGTCGGTCGTGCCACCGGGCGGGGAGACCGAGGTCGTCCATCGTCTGCTTCTCCTTGCGCAACGATGCCGTCCCCAGGGCGCCACGCGAGTAGCTGAGCGCGGACCTGCGCTGGGCGGACACGCCGTGCGTCTCGCAGAACTCCGCCCACCAGTCCAGCCCGTACTGATGGGCCTCGGCGTAATGACGGGCGGTCTCGAGCCCGTGCCTCGAGCGCAGCGTCGACAGGCGCGTGCCCTGCAGGACCGAGACCTTGGCGGTGGTCGCCCCGCTCGCGCCGGCGCCCACCGTGTGCGCCTCGAGGACCACCACCGAGCGCCCGCGCGCGGCCGCCATCATCGCGGTGATGAGGCCGGTGAACCCCGCGCCCGCGATCACCAGGTCCACGTGCTCGCCCTCGGGGAACTCGGCCGCCGGGGGATCGATCGTCGTGCGTCGCCAGAATGATGTGCCCATGGTGCGTCTCCTCTGCGCCCTCGCCGCGGATTGCTCGCGGGCTCACTGTATGGCCGCACGGCGGGGACCGCACCCGCTCGGCGGGCGTACCGCGAACCCGCGGCGGGGGTTCGGCGGGTGCATCGTGCCCCCGGGCCGAGCACGCGGCGGGCGTCACGGGTCAGCGCGGGGCCAGCCGATCGAGAACCCGTCGCAGGTCCACCGCGAACTCGGCCGCGTCCCGCGCGGTGAGCCTCGAGTAGCTCAGCACGAGTCCCGCCACCGCGTGGCTCTCCGCCTGTCCGCTGAGCGGGCGGGTGCGCCACCCCCTCTCCTCGAGTGCGCGGACCACCTCGTCGTCGTCATATCCGAGTAGCACCACGCACAGGTGCAGGCCCGCCTCGACGCCCGTCACCTCCAGGCCGGGACACTCGCGCGCGAGCGCCGCCACCAGGCGGCCGCGACGATCGGCGTACACGCGCGCCGCCCTCGCCAGGTGGCGGTCCATCGCCCCCGACTCCAGGAACGCCGCGAGCGCCTCGGCCGGCAACGACGACGGGCCCCGGCGGTGGACCACCAGCCACCGCTCGACCCCGCGCCGCAACGACGCGGGCGGCAGGCACCACGCCACCCGCAGGTCGGGCGCCACCGACTTGGACGACGTGCCCACGTACGCGACGTGATCGGCCGCGCCGGGCAGCGTGACCAGCGCCGGCAGGGGTGCCACGCCGTAGCGGAACTCGCCGTCGTAGTCGTCCTCGATCACCAGCGACCCGGTCCGCCGCGCCCACTCCACCAGCGCGACCCGCCTGTCCACGCTCATGCGGTGCCCCAGCGGGAACTGGTGCGCGGGCGTGGTGAACACGATCGCGCGCTCGGTGCCCAGGCGCGCGGCGTCGAGGCCGCCCGGCTCGGCGGGGTGCAGGCGGACGTCGAGGCCCTGCTCGCGGGCCATCAGTCGCGCGCCGCGGTAGCCGGGGTCCTCCATGTGGAACACCGCGGGTGGTCGGTCGTGCCCCGGCGCGGCGGTGAACGCCGCGCACAGGGCCGCGATCGCCGAGCGCGAGCTGTCGAACAGCAGGGGCTCCGCACCCGCGATTCCGCGGTGTCGACGCAGGTGACCGGCGAGCGCGGCGCGCAGGGACGGACTCGGCTCCTCCCACGGGTTGAGGCCGGCAAGCCCCTGCGCGGCGGCCGCCCGCGCCGCCGCGCGCCACGCACGCTGATCCACCAGGGTCGCGTCCGGGATGCCGGGCCGGAGGTCCCGCGGCGAGCGGCCCCGGCGGGGCTCGGGGGTCGGCGGCGCGACGGGATCGGCGTGGCCGCGGGTGCGCGCCCCCGCCCGCGCGGCGAGCCCGGCACCGGCGCTGACCCGGGTCCCCGAGCCGTGCGCGGACTCGACGAAACCGGCCGCCGCGAGCTCGTCGAACGCCCGCACCACAGTGCCGCGCGAGAGTCCGGTCTGCTCGGCGAGTGCGCGCGTCGAGGGCAGTCGGTCGCCGTCGGCCAGCGCCCCTTCCGCGATCCGGTCGATGATCCCGTCCACCAGATCGGCCGCGCCGACCACCTCGCCCACGACGAGCGAGACGGGGCGGGCGGTGCGCGCGGGACGATCGGGACGAGCGGGGTCGGCGGGGCGGGCCATGCGCCTCAGCGTAGGCGAGGCGGGCGTTAAGTGGTCCCGCGGAAATGTGCGAAGTGGATCTTCTGCGCGCGCCACTTCCGGGCTGGGATGGAGGCCATGCAGACCTACCGCCAGTCCCGCCGACTCCGCGACGTCCGGTACGACGTGCGCGGCCCCATCCTCACCGAGGCGATGCGCCTCGAGGCCGAGGGGCACGACGTGCTCCGGCTCAACCTGGGCAACATGCGCCCGTTCGGCCTGGACGCCCGGCCCGAGCTGATGGACGCCGTCGCGCGGAGCCTCGAGGACGGGCAGGCGTACTCCGACTCGCGCGGCATCCCGGCGGCTCGCGAGGCGATCGCGGACTACTACCGCCGCTGCGGCGTCCGCGGGGTCTCGCCGGCGGACGTATTCTGCGGCAACGGGGTCAGCGAGCTCATCACCCTCGTCCTCCAGGCCATGGTCGACCCCGGCGACGAGATCCTCGTCCCCGCACCCGACTACCCCACCTGGACGGGAGCCGTGAACCTCACCGGCGGGGTGCCCGTGCACTACCTCGCCGACGAGGCGAACGGCTGGAACCCCTCCCTCGAGGACATCGAGTCACGCATCACCCCGCGCACCACCGCACTGGTGATGATCAACCCCAACAACCCGACCGGCGCGGTGTACAGCGAGGAGACCGTCCGCGGGATGGCCGCCATCGCCCGCCGGCACGGACTGGTGCTGCTGTCCGACGAGATCTACGAGAAGCTGGTCTTCGGCGACGCCGCGCATCATCACGCCGCGCTCGCGGCCGGGGACGACGTGCTGTGCCTGACCTTCGGCGGGTTGTCCAAGGCATACCGGGTGTGCGGGTACCGCGCCGGCTGGGTGGTGGCCACGGGACCGCTCGGCCGCGCCGCCGACCTGCTGGAGGGACTGACGCTGCTGTCGAACATGCGGGTCTGTCCCGGCGTGCCCGGCCAGTACGCGATCCCGGTGGCGCTCGCGGAGGACTCACCGTGGGGCCCGGACGTCGTGGACCCCGACGGCCGGATCGAACGGCAGCTGGCACTCACGGCGGAGAGGCTCAACGCGATCCCCGGCGTGAGCTGCGTGGCGCCGCGCGGAGCGTTGTACTGCTTCCCGCGGATCGACCGGGAAATGTACGGGATCGACGACGACGAGGCGTTCGTCCTCGACCTGTTGCGCTCGGAACACGTCCTCGTGACTCACGGCACGGGCTTCAACTGGCCGGACCCGGATCACTTCCGGATCGTCTGCCTGCCCGAGGCGGACGTGCTGGAGCGGGCGGTCGGCGCGATCGCCCGTCATCTGGAGAGCCGGCGCCTGGCCGTCTTGTCATGAGGGCGGCGGTCAGCCCTGGAGCGCGGGCCTGATGTGGTGCCAGCCGGGCATGATGAAGTCGGGGAACGTCTGCCACCCGTGGAAGCCGTCTCCGTAGTCCACGCGATGCTCGATGCCGTGACGATCGAGCTCGCGGGAGAACGCCTTGGCGCCCTCGATCACGCCCTTCTCCAGCACCAGACCCTGCAACATCTCGAAGTAGTCGTCACCGTAGGTTCGCCGGTCCGCGTCGGTAGCCGAAGACCTCGTCCTCCCGATCCCAGTCGGACCAGTACGTCGAAGGACCGCCCGTGGGCGTCACCAGGTGGACGTTCTCGCCCGCCATCTGATCGGCGATGCGGCCGGCCCGCTTCCACCCCGAGTTCCCTTCGACCGAGTCGACCCCGTCGAGGAGGTACAGCACCGGCGCCGGCCCCTGGCCGCGGACGCGCGACGGGACGACCTCGAGCACGATCTCGCGCTGCATGGTGGCGGAGGTGACGAGCCAGTGTTCGTAGTCACCGTGCTGGGTGATGGCGCGGAGCTCGGTCAGCCTGATCGACTCGTCACGCGGCCGCGGCGGATTGGGCAGCTCCACGTAGGACCCGGTGCCGCCGAGCGGGATGTTCGTGGACCCCGCCGACCCGAGGGACTCGAGCGTCGAACCGAGCGGGACCGAACCGGCCGCCGACCCGATCAGCTCCACCTCTTCGAGCCCCAGGGACGAGGTATCGATGTCGCCGCCGATCTGGGCGTGGGCGGGTGCGACTGCGCCGAGGGCCATAGCGAGGGCGCCGGCGACAGCGCTGCGGCGGAGACGGGTGTTCATGCGGTGTCCTTCAGTGCAGGGGGCGAGCAATGCAGAAGCGGTCCTGCGCCCGGGTGTGGGAGGGCGCAGGACCGCTTCTCAGGTGGTCGATCAGGAACCGGTCGACCCGGACGACCCCGAGGAACCGGCCGAGCCCGTGGAACCGGAAGTGCCCGGGTTGCCCGTTCCGCGCTCCACGACGCCGCCGTACAGGGCCGGCTTGATGTAGTCCCAGCCGGCGCCGAAGTTCTTGAGGAAGTTCGGCCAGTTGTGGAAGCCGGTCTCGGCGTAGTCGACGCGGTGCTCCACGCCGGCGCGATCGAGCGCCTTCTCGAAGTCCTTCGAGCCCTCCAGCACGCCTATCTCGAGCAGCTGACCGAGGATCATGCTCATGAAGTCCAGCTGGCCGTTTTTCATGTAGTTGGCGTAGTCCGCCTCACCGGCGAGGTTGTTGCCCGCGGAGAAGTACACGGCCGTGTCCTTCAGGTCCTCGGCGTGGGAGACGGTGTCGTGGCGCTTCCAGTCAGCGCTGCCGTGCGGACCCCACAAGTTGCCGACGTCGCCGCCACGGGTCTCGATCGTGCCACGGATGGTCTGGTAGCCCAGCTGGTCCATGGTCGAGTAGTAGCCGCTGAAGGACATGACGCCCTGGTAGATCTCGGGGTAAGTGGCCGCGAGGTGCATGGCCGCCTGGCCGCCCATGGAGATGCCGCCGATGGCGGCCTTGCCGTTCGTCTCCAGGTCCTTCGCCGCGAGCCCCTGCTCGACGATGCCGGGCAGCTCCTGCGTGAGGAACGTCTCCCACCTGTTGTAGCCGGTGGCGGAGTCGTTCTCGTTCCAGTCGGCGTAGTACGAGGCGTACGCGCCGGTCGGCATCACGACGTGGACGTTGTCGCCCCGCACGCGATCGTGGATCTTCGCCTGGTGGTTCCAGCCCGAGTTGTACTCGGGGGCGTCGACGCCGTCGAGCATGTACAGCACGGGCGCCGGGCCGTCATCGGTGACGCGCGAGGGCACGACCTCCAGGATGACCTCGCGCTTCATCGCCGCGGAGGTGACCAGCCAGTACTCGTACTCGCCGGAGGTGCGCTCGACCTTTAGGAACTCGGACTCGGTGATGTTCTCCTGCACCGGGCGGGGCTTTTTCGGCAGCGGGTTGTAGGAGCCCTCGCCGTCCAGCGGAAAGTCCGCGGACCCGACCGACCCGATCAAGCCGGTCGCCGACCCGAGCGGCACCGAACCGGCCGCCTCCATGATGGCCTCGAGGTCCTCGAGACCGAGGGTGGACGGATCGATGCTGGCGGTCTGCGCCAGTGCCGGGGTGGCGGATCCGAGGGTCAGGGCGACGGCGAGCGCGCCGGCGGTGGTGGCCGCGAAGCGGCGGAGTCCGAGGGACATGAAGCTCCAGATGTTCTAAGAGGTGACTTAGGCACCTTAACGGACCATTGTCCAAGTGCGAATCCGGACCTCGGCCACGCGCCCCCGACTCGGCCGCCCTCGGGCTACGCCCGTAGTGCCGCTTCTACGGCCTCTTGCAGGTCCTCGGGCTTGCGGGTGGGCCCGAACCTGTCGATCACCCGGCCGTCGCGGCCCACGAGGAACTTGGTGAAGTTCCACTTGATCCGCCCGCCCAACACCCCGGGCTTCTCAGACTTCAGCCAGTCGTAGAGCGGGTGCGCGCCCGACCCGTTGACCTCGATCTTGGAGAACAGCGGGAACTCCACGCCGAAGTTGCGCTCGCAGAACGCGCCGATCTCCTCGTCGGTGCCGGGCTCCTGGTGCGCGAACTGGTCACATGGGAACCCCAGCACCACGAAGCCCCGGTCGCGGAACTCCTCGTACAGCGCCTGCAGCCCCTTGTACTGGGGCGTGAACCCACACTTGCTCGCGGTGTTGACCACCAGGACGACCTGCCCCAGGTAGTCGGACAGGTCCTTCTCGCTCCCGTCGAGCAGGCTGGCCTCGAAGTCCGCGAGGGTGGTCTGGTCGTCGGGCATGGGAACTCCTCGTCGTCGTACTCGTCGTCATACTCGTCGCCGTCACAGGGCGCCGGGCGGCGCCGCGGTGGCACTCGTCGCCGCCATTGTCACCGTTCCCAGACCGCACGTGCGGGCGTACTCTGGCAGACCCGCGTGAGGAGACCGCCGTGAGCCAGCTGATCTACACCGCGTTCGTCTCGCTCGACGGGGTGGTCGAGGCCCCTGGCGGCGAGCCCGGCTACCGCAACACCGGCTGGACGTTCGGCGTGGACTTTCTCGAGGAGGTCTACGACCTCAAGGCCCGCGAGCAGGACGAGGCCGGCGCGATGCTGCTCGGCCGCGTCAGCTACCAGGCGTTCTCCGCCGTGTGGCCGCAGATGGTCGACGAGTTCCCGAAGTACAACGCCATGCCCAAGTACGTGGTTTCCACGACGCTCGCCGAGGGCGACCTCGTGGAGGGATGGGGGACGACGACGATCTTGCGCGACCTCGACGAGGTGGCAGCACTGAAGCAGGCCGAGGGGGCGCCGATCCTCGTGCACGGATCGGCCACGCTGGCCCGGAACCTCTCCGACGCCGGGCTCATCGACCGCTACCACCTGCTGGTGTTCCCGTGGATCCTCGGCGCCGGCAAACGCATGTGGAGCGACACCGACAAGCCGCGGCAGAAGCTCGAGCTGGTCGAGAGCGAGGCCTACGGCAACGGCGTGCAGAAGCTCATCTACGACGTGGTCGGCTTCGACCCCGAGGCCTGAGCGCCGCGGGAGACCTCGGGCATCGAGATCGCCGACGCCGCCCCGATGAGGCCGAGCACCGCGAGGAACACCAGCGCCCAGTCCACGCTCACGGCCGCCAGCGCCGAACTGACGCCTCCCACCACCAGCAGGATGACGCCCATCATCGTGTTGCCGACCGCGACGTACGCGGTGCGGGTGTCGCCCTTCGCCACGTCCACCACGTAGGTCTTCCGCCCCACGCGGACGCCCGCGTGCAGCAGCGTGAGCAGGAAGTACGCGCCGACGAACACCGCGGCGCCGAGCAGTGAGCCACCGTCGAAGCCCGGGATCGACTCGATCAGCACCAGGGCCACCGCCACGATCGACGCCGCCGTCGCCGCGCCCGCCATCAGCAGGCGAGACGACCGGTCGGCCATCCGGCCGAAGATGCGCCCACCGATCAGCGACGCCACGCCGGAGGCGAGGATGAAGCCACCGAGCCCGGCCAGCGCGCCCGTCCCCGAGGCGATCGACAGCGTCACGATGAACGGCGGGCTCAGCGAGGACACCAGCAGCAGGCCGCGCACGGAGATGAACCTGCGGAACGTGGCGTCCTCACGGAAGAGCCGCGCCGCGTCCGCGAACCAGGAGGGCGACGACTCGTCGGACGCGGGGCCGTCCGCGCCGGATCCCGGTTCGTCGGTGTCGCGGGCTTCGCCGGCCGGCTCGCGCACCCGCGCGTACACCGACGCCGACAGCGCCCACAACAGCGCGCCCACGGCCAGCAGGATCGCCAGCGCGGTGTGGTCGAGATCCTCGCCACCCAGCAACCGGATGAGCACGCCGAGGGTGATGGCGACCAGCCCGGCCGCCGACGTCGCCAGGCCGACGATCTGCCCGCGCTCCCCTGACGGGATGGTGCGGCCCTGCACGTCCTTCGACGCGATCGAACACAGGCAGCGACCCAGAGAGAACACCACGAGCGCGGCCAGGATGCCCACGCCGGCTGCGGTTCCCCGGCCCAGCGCGGCGATCACGGCCATCACCGCGACCGACGCCGCCTGCACGGCCGCCCCGGTGACGAAGACCCACTTGCGGTGGCGCACCCGCACCACGAGCGGGGTGAGGAACGCCTGCGGCAGCATCGAGCCGGACTCGCGGATCGGCACCAGCAGGCCCACGAGCGCCGCGGGCACCCCGAGGACGTGGAACAACCAGGGCAGCACCGTGGAGGCGTTGACGGTCTGGTCCCCGGACGACTGCAGCGTGTTGGCGGCGACGAGCCGCAGGCCGTTGCGCGGCAGGTCGCGTCGGACGGGCTCGGGGAGTTCGTGTTCCGCGTCGTCGGAGCGGGTGACGAGTCGGGAGTAGACACGATCGGCGGTGGTCACCGTTCAGAAGACTAGTCGACCGGAGCCGGAGGATCGCCCCGGCCGGGCAGAAGACCGGCGCCGGAGGATCGCCCCCGGTTAGATGGAAGACCGGCGCCGGAGGATCGCCCCGGCGCCGGTCATGCGCATATCCGTGTGTAGCGCTCGGATCAGGCGAGCGGCCCACCACAGTTCGGCCAGGCGCCCGCGCCCTGACCCGCGAGTACGCGCTCGCCGATGTCGATCTGCTGTTCACGCGTGGCCTGGTCGGCCGTCGCCGCGTACTCGCCGCCGCCGTAGCCGCTCCACGTCTGGGCGGAGAACTGCAGGCCACCGTAGTAGCCGTTGCCGGTGTTGATCTGCCAGTTGCCGCCGGACTCACACTGGGCCACCTGGTCCCAGGAGCTGGCCGGGGCCGCGTTGGCAGCCGGGGCGGCGAGAGAGACGCCGGCCGCGGCCACGCCTCCCGCGAACATCGCACCGGTCAGGGTTCGGACAAGCTTCTTCTGCATCACTCGTGACCTCCTGAAGGTCTCGTCTCGTGCTCTTCGACTGGTTCGTCTGCTTCGACGTCGTTTGTCGGACGGCCGCCGAGACTACGAAGAGGCGGGCGGGGCCTCGCAAGCCCCGGAGCGGCACCGCGGCCCGTGCGGCCGGCGCATGTGGTGACCGCTGATGTGCAGCCTCGCAGGTCACG
Protein-coding regions in this window:
- a CDS encoding PLP-dependent aminotransferase family protein, coding for MARPADPARPDRPARTARPVSLVVGEVVGAADLVDGIIDRIAEGALADGDRLPSTRALAEQTGLSRGTVVRAFDELAAAGFVESAHGSGTRVSAGAGLAARAGARTRGHADPVAPPTPEPRRGRSPRDLRPGIPDATLVDQRAWRAAARAAAAQGLAGLNPWEEPSPSLRAALAGHLRRHRGIAGAEPLLFDSSRSAIAALCAAFTAAPGHDRPPAVFHMEDPGYRGARLMAREQGLDVRLHPAEPGGLDAARLGTERAIVFTTPAHQFPLGHRMSVDRRVALVEWARRTGSLVIEDDYDGEFRYGVAPLPALVTLPGAADHVAYVGTSSKSVAPDLRVAWCLPPASLRRGVERWLVVHRRGPSSLPAEALAAFLESGAMDRHLARAARVYADRRGRLVAALARECPGLEVTGVEAGLHLCVVLLGYDDDEVVRALEERGWRTRPLSGQAESHAVAGLVLSYSRLTARDAAEFAVDLRRVLDRLAPR
- a CDS encoding pyridoxal phosphate-dependent aminotransferase, which produces MQTYRQSRRLRDVRYDVRGPILTEAMRLEAEGHDVLRLNLGNMRPFGLDARPELMDAVARSLEDGQAYSDSRGIPAAREAIADYYRRCGVRGVSPADVFCGNGVSELITLVLQAMVDPGDEILVPAPDYPTWTGAVNLTGGVPVHYLADEANGWNPSLEDIESRITPRTTALVMINPNNPTGAVYSEETVRGMAAIARRHGLVLLSDEIYEKLVFGDAAHHHAALAAGDDVLCLTFGGLSKAYRVCGYRAGWVVATGPLGRAADLLEGLTLLSNMRVCPGVPGQYAIPVALAEDSPWGPDVVDPDGRIERQLALTAERLNAIPGVSCVAPRGALYCFPRIDREMYGIDDDEAFVLDLLRSEHVLVTHGTGFNWPDPDHFRIVCLPEADVLERAVGAIARHLESRRLAVLS
- a CDS encoding alpha/beta hydrolase-fold protein — its product is MNTRLRRSAVAGALAMALGAVAPAHAQIGGDIDTSSLGLEEVELIGSAAGSVPLGSTLESLGSAGSTNIPLGGTGSYVELPNPPRPRDESIRLTELRAITQHGDYEHWLVTSATMQREIVLEVVPSRVRGQGPAPVLYLLDGVDSVEGNSGWKRAGRIADQMAGENVHLVTPTGGPSTYWSDWDREDEVFGYRRGPANLR
- a CDS encoding alpha/beta hydrolase, producing the protein MSLGLRRFAATTAGALAVALTLGSATPALAQTASIDPSTLGLEDLEAIMEAAGSVPLGSATGLIGSVGSADFPLDGEGSYNPLPKKPRPVQENITESEFLKVERTSGEYEYWLVTSAAMKREVILEVVPSRVTDDGPAPVLYMLDGVDAPEYNSGWNHQAKIHDRVRGDNVHVVMPTGAYASYYADWNENDSATGYNRWETFLTQELPGIVEQGLAAKDLETNGKAAIGGISMGGQAAMHLAATYPEIYQGVMSFSGYYSTMDQLGYQTIRGTIETRGGDVGNLWGPHGSADWKRHDTVSHAEDLKDTAVYFSAGNNLAGEADYANYMKNGQLDFMSMILGQLLEIGVLEGSKDFEKALDRAGVEHRVDYAETGFHNWPNFLKNFGAGWDYIKPALYGGVVERGTGNPGTSGSTGSAGSSGSSGSTGS
- a CDS encoding glutathione peroxidase; translated protein: MPDDQTTLADFEASLLDGSEKDLSDYLGQVVLVVNTASKCGFTPQYKGLQALYEEFRDRGFVVLGFPCDQFAHQEPGTDEEIGAFCERNFGVEFPLFSKIEVNGSGAHPLYDWLKSEKPGVLGGRIKWNFTKFLVGRDGRVIDRFGPTRKPEDLQEAVEAALRA
- a CDS encoding dihydrofolate reductase family protein, which encodes MSQLIYTAFVSLDGVVEAPGGEPGYRNTGWTFGVDFLEEVYDLKAREQDEAGAMLLGRVSYQAFSAVWPQMVDEFPKYNAMPKYVVSTTLAEGDLVEGWGTTTILRDLDEVAALKQAEGAPILVHGSATLARNLSDAGLIDRYHLLVFPWILGAGKRMWSDTDKPRQKLELVESEAYGNGVQKLIYDVVGFDPEA
- a CDS encoding MFS transporter; amino-acid sequence: MTTADRVYSRLVTRSDDAEHELPEPVRRDLPRNGLRLVAANTLQSSGDQTVNASTVLPWLFHVLGVPAALVGLLVPIRESGSMLPQAFLTPLVVRVRHRKWVFVTGAAVQAASVAVMAVIAALGRGTAAGVGILAALVVFSLGRCLCSIASKDVQGRTIPSGERGQIVGLATSAAGLVAITLGVLIRLLGGEDLDHTALAILLAVGALLWALSASVYARVREPAGEARDTDEPGSGADGPASDESSPSWFADAARLFREDATFRRFISVRGLLLVSSLSPPFIVTLSIASGTGALAGLGGFILASGVASLIGGRIFGRMADRSSRLLMAGAATAASIVAVALVLIESIPGFDGGSLLGAAVFVGAYFLLTLLHAGVRVGRKTYVVDVAKGDTRTAYVAVGNTMMGVILLVVGGVSSALAAVSVDWALVFLAVLGLIGAASAISMPEVSRGAQASGSKPTTS
- a CDS encoding transglycosylase family protein: MQKKLVRTLTGAMFAGGVAAAGVSLAAPAANAAPASSWDQVAQCESGGNWQINTGNGYYGGLQFSAQTWSGYGGGEYAATADQATREQQIDIGERVLAGQGAGAWPNCGGPLA